Proteins encoded within one genomic window of Bacteroidota bacterium:
- a CDS encoding site-specific integrase has translation MPKIRIIIREDYTKTDGTAPINLQFFLMKKRILVPTHISVAPDEWDKEKEMVKAKHPRAYDYNLIIEQCRSLANNILVKYRLQKIELTRAIFKTEYDNPSKYADFYPWLESEIREREGLLSPGTIKHHFVLLHSLKKFKPKLIFAEIDRYFIEQYEKFLKVTEKNGLNTISNKLKQFNSYLTRAEKRQLIRENPFKSFRIRHGSSRISFLTEKELELLIALYKRKEAPLHLRKVLRYFLFSCFTGLRISDVKRLEYQQILNNTIVIVPHKLKNVNNEAITIPLSKSALKLISDEGPHKISGKIFSTFYDQKTNIHLKTAAKLIGIKKDLHFHMARHTFATLFLEKTNDLTTLQKLLGHSSITQTMVYAHISEGRKRDQMKVFDKFFNI, from the coding sequence ATGCCAAAGATAAGAATCATTATCAGAGAAGATTATACTAAAACAGATGGCACCGCCCCTATCAACCTTCAATTTTTTCTTATGAAGAAAAGAATATTGGTGCCGACTCATATTTCTGTTGCTCCAGATGAATGGGATAAAGAAAAAGAGATGGTCAAAGCTAAGCATCCCAGGGCTTATGATTATAACTTGATAATCGAACAATGCCGGTCTCTGGCCAATAATATCCTGGTGAAATACCGTTTACAGAAGATAGAGCTCACTCGTGCTATATTCAAAACTGAATATGACAATCCTTCAAAATATGCCGACTTCTACCCCTGGCTGGAATCAGAAATAAGAGAAAGGGAGGGACTATTATCTCCTGGAACCATAAAACATCACTTCGTACTATTGCATTCATTGAAAAAATTTAAACCAAAACTTATATTCGCTGAAATAGATAGATACTTTATTGAGCAATATGAAAAATTTTTAAAAGTAACTGAGAAGAATGGATTGAATACGATCAGCAATAAATTAAAACAATTCAATTCCTATCTTACCCGGGCAGAAAAGCGCCAGCTTATCAGGGAGAATCCCTTTAAATCATTCCGTATAAGGCATGGAAGCAGCAGGATATCATTTCTCACCGAAAAAGAACTCGAACTATTAATAGCTTTATACAAGCGTAAGGAAGCCCCACTCCACCTCAGAAAGGTATTGCGTTATTTCCTTTTTTCCTGTTTTACCGGCCTTCGTATCAGTGATGTTAAACGTCTCGAATATCAGCAAATATTAAATAATACAATTGTTATTGTTCCCCATAAGCTGAAAAATGTCAATAATGAAGCTATTACTATCCCACTTTCAAAGTCGGCCTTGAAACTAATATCCGATGAAGGACCTCATAAGATATCCGGTAAAATATTCTCCACTTTCTATGATCAGAAAACAAATATACACCTTAAGACAGCAGCTAAATTAATTGGTATCAAAAAGGATCTCCATTTCCACATGGCCAGGCATACTTTCGCTACGCTCTTCCTGGAGAAAACAAATGATCTTACCACCCTTCAAAAATTACTTGGGCATTCATCCATAACGCAAACCATGGTTTATGCACATATATCTGAAGGGAGAAAGAGGGATCAGATGAAGGTATTTGATAAATTTTTTAACATTTGA
- a CDS encoding type III pantothenate kinase — MKLVIDYGNTRVKIAVFDKNQLLDIRERENLDAHTLQNFMKDTPDVTSAIISAVRDYSPSLKEYLQSRFHFIELDENTPLPIKNNYLSPLTLGKDRLAAAVAANDMFRDQHVLIIDAGTCITYDFIDNTNAFIGGGISPGITMRFKALHTFTGKLPLVTIEDFEKLIGQSTSESILSGVLNGVLAEVNGILQKYREKYSDIRIILTGGDAKYFDKRLKYNIFVFPNLVLSGLNIILDSNFEE; from the coding sequence ATGAAGCTTGTCATTGATTACGGTAACACACGTGTTAAAATAGCTGTATTTGACAAAAACCAGCTGCTAGATATCAGGGAACGCGAAAATCTTGATGCACATACCCTCCAGAATTTCATGAAAGATACTCCTGACGTCACCTCCGCTATCATTTCAGCTGTCAGGGATTATTCTCCTTCTCTCAAGGAGTATTTACAGAGCCGGTTTCATTTTATTGAACTTGATGAGAATACTCCTCTTCCTATTAAAAATAACTATCTAAGCCCTCTGACCCTCGGTAAAGACCGGCTTGCTGCCGCCGTTGCTGCTAATGATATGTTCCGTGACCAGCATGTACTCATCATTGATGCCGGTACCTGCATAACTTACGATTTTATCGACAATACGAATGCTTTCATTGGTGGCGGTATATCACCAGGTATCACAATGAGATTCAAGGCACTTCATACTTTCACCGGAAAACTTCCGTTAGTAACCATAGAGGACTTTGAAAAGCTCATTGGACAAAGCACATCAGAGTCAATATTGTCGGGTGTTTTAAATGGAGTGCTGGCTGAAGTGAACGGAATACTGCAAAAATATAGAGAAAAGTATTCTGATATCCGGATCATTTTGACTGGTGGTGATGCAAAATATTTTGATAAAAGATTAAAATATAACATCTTTGTATTTCCGAATCTTGTATTGTCAGGTTTAAACATAATTTTGGATAGCAATTTTGAAGAATAA
- a CDS encoding site-specific integrase — MTTITIKIVLKPDYIRKDGTKNVRLRLWLNRRAHYFTLNIFVKPDDFKNGRVRKSDPDHFRKNMLLDKAENKANNILFDLQVKDIPITASNFEQHFINDSFGSKSFFEFAESELKSLKDILAPATMKSYQSQINKLKDYRSELLFNDLNHSFIQAYYGYLISDQLNNENTANKSLRVLRVILNKAINQGMVKENVFNKFRLGKTTSNRQALTRHELLNLEELYESGKLPRSKSNVLKYFLFACFTGLRYQDLRDLRFNQISENILTVVMHKTKDQVRIPLISQSLKLIDHSPSFTNQKVFKVLTGQATNRYLKDIISGAKISKEISFHCARHSFATIGIDLGIPIDVIGKILGHKNLKTTQIYTKYSDQVKVREMDKWEKL; from the coding sequence ATGACTACTATTACTATTAAAATCGTTCTTAAGCCTGATTACATTCGGAAAGACGGCACTAAGAATGTACGTCTCAGATTATGGTTAAATCGCAGGGCTCATTATTTCACACTAAACATATTTGTTAAACCTGATGACTTCAAAAATGGCAGGGTACGAAAATCCGATCCTGATCATTTTCGTAAGAATATGCTGTTGGATAAAGCAGAAAATAAGGCTAATAATATCCTGTTTGACTTACAAGTGAAGGATATCCCTATCACAGCATCAAATTTTGAACAGCATTTTATTAATGATTCCTTTGGCAGTAAGTCATTTTTTGAATTTGCAGAATCTGAATTAAAGTCATTAAAGGATATCCTGGCTCCCGCCACAATGAAAAGTTATCAATCTCAGATCAATAAGCTGAAAGATTATCGATCTGAATTGTTATTTAATGATCTTAATCATTCATTTATCCAGGCTTATTATGGATATTTGATCAGTGACCAGCTTAATAATGAAAACACGGCTAATAAGTCCCTACGTGTTCTGAGAGTCATTTTAAACAAAGCTATTAATCAGGGCATGGTTAAAGAGAATGTTTTCAATAAATTCAGGTTAGGTAAAACTACCAGCAACCGGCAGGCATTAACAAGGCATGAATTACTGAATTTAGAGGAGCTTTATGAATCTGGTAAATTACCACGGAGTAAATCAAATGTGCTTAAGTACTTTTTATTTGCCTGCTTTACCGGATTAAGATACCAGGATTTAAGGGATTTGAGATTCAATCAGATTAGTGAAAACATTCTTACAGTTGTAATGCATAAGACCAAAGATCAAGTGAGGATCCCTTTGATCAGTCAGTCCTTAAAGCTTATAGATCATAGTCCCTCCTTCACTAATCAAAAAGTTTTTAAGGTATTAACTGGCCAGGCAACTAATAGGTATCTAAAGGATATAATATCAGGAGCAAAGATATCTAAAGAGATAAGCTTCCATTGTGCCAGGCATTCATTTGCCACAATTGGAATTGACTTAGGGATCCCTATTGACGTTATCGGTAAGATTCTTGGCCATAAAAATTTGAAAACGACTCAGATTTACACGAAATATTCTGATCAGGTTAAAGTAAGGGAAATGGATAAATGGGAGAAACTATGA